The Haloferax sp. Atlit-12N genome window below encodes:
- a CDS encoding amidohydrolase has translation MAYASTLSLRELRQDLHAHPESGWKEFRTTALIAAALDDREFTLHLGPDAVAEDERLGVPDDDAVATAVERAREEGAPEAYLDRMDGITGLVAEKRFGDGPTVGVRVDMDALERTESSDEEHRPAKLGFASTHPNEMHACGHDGHTAIGLGIARDLDDDGGFDGTLRLFFQPAEEGGRGGKPMSETDLLADIDYFLALHLGLGNPTGTVIAAYENPLSNAKLDVTFEGAPSHAGNAPNEGRNALHAATAAVQNLYGIPRHADGTTRINVGKFESPNPQNIIAEEARLRVEVRGGTADLNEYMLGKARRVLDHAAGMHDVSVETGLYGKTATFTADDEMVEAVLASAADLDDVTETVPRLDIGGSEDASYLIRRVQEHGGKATYVGIGASNEFGHHTSRFDIDEDALDIGVDVVCQTIRTL, from the coding sequence ATGGCGTACGCCAGCACGCTCTCCCTGCGAGAGTTACGACAGGACCTTCACGCCCACCCCGAGTCCGGGTGGAAGGAGTTCCGCACGACCGCCCTTATCGCCGCCGCGCTCGACGACCGCGAGTTCACGCTCCACCTCGGCCCGGACGCCGTCGCCGAAGACGAGCGACTGGGCGTCCCCGACGACGACGCGGTCGCGACCGCAGTCGAACGCGCACGCGAGGAAGGCGCACCCGAGGCCTACCTCGACCGGATGGACGGCATCACGGGGCTCGTCGCCGAGAAGCGCTTCGGCGACGGGCCGACCGTCGGCGTCCGCGTCGACATGGACGCCCTCGAACGCACCGAATCGAGCGACGAGGAACACCGCCCCGCGAAACTGGGCTTCGCGAGCACGCACCCCAACGAGATGCACGCGTGCGGCCACGACGGCCACACCGCCATCGGCCTCGGTATCGCTCGCGACCTCGACGACGACGGCGGGTTCGACGGCACGCTCCGACTGTTCTTCCAGCCGGCGGAGGAAGGCGGCCGCGGCGGCAAGCCGATGAGCGAGACCGACCTGCTCGCGGATATCGACTACTTCCTCGCGCTCCACCTCGGCCTCGGCAACCCCACGGGGACGGTCATCGCCGCCTACGAGAACCCGCTTTCAAACGCGAAACTCGACGTGACCTTCGAAGGCGCTCCGAGCCACGCGGGCAACGCGCCCAACGAGGGCCGAAACGCGCTCCACGCGGCGACGGCCGCGGTCCAGAACCTCTACGGGATTCCGCGCCACGCCGACGGGACGACCCGCATCAACGTCGGCAAGTTCGAGTCCCCCAATCCGCAGAACATCATTGCCGAGGAGGCGCGCCTCCGCGTCGAGGTCCGCGGCGGGACCGCCGACCTGAACGAGTACATGCTCGGAAAGGCCCGGCGCGTCCTCGACCACGCCGCGGGCATGCACGACGTGTCGGTCGAGACGGGTCTCTACGGGAAGACGGCGACCTTCACGGCCGACGACGAGATGGTCGAGGCCGTCCTCGCGTCGGCGGCCGACCTCGACGACGTGACCGAGACGGTCCCGCGACTCGACATCGGCGGCAGCGAGGACGCCTCCTACCTCATCCGGCGCGTACAGGAACACGGCGGGAAGGCGACCTACGTCGGCATCGGCGCGAGCAACGAGTTCGGCCACCACACCTCGCGGTTCGACATCGACGAGGACGCCCTCGACATCGGCGTCGACGTGGTGTGTCAGACGATTCGAACGCTCTAA
- a CDS encoding M20 family metallo-hydrolase, whose product MQASQQRLREDIEANARFGDIDAPAGRGRTVLTGSDADRRAREFLVERLRDAGLSVRIDPVGNIAGRWVPDGADPDAAPVAAGSHLDSVPEGGIFDGPLGVYAALEAVRTLQERDADVSLDRPIDVVSFTEEEGARFSHGLLGSSVATGARDADDALAFRDADGTTLETHLDAIGFRGTDTIDAATWDAWAELHIEQGTVLESAGAAVGVVDAITGITTCAADIVGEADHAGATPMDERRDALVAASEFVVDFRAAADDVAQNQSATAVGTVGQFDVAPNARNIVPGEVTLQMDIRDVNYRAMNAIAERADAALARLETTHPVETTFDRYRDQRPSRMADDCVDAALDAAATEDIDAKRMHSAAMHDTANVASVTDAVLLFAPSVDGLSHNPREWTDWADCATAASVLAGTLARLAGV is encoded by the coding sequence ATGCAGGCCTCCCAGCAGCGACTCCGCGAGGACATCGAAGCGAACGCCCGCTTCGGCGACATCGACGCGCCGGCGGGGCGCGGCCGCACCGTTCTAACGGGGAGTGACGCAGACCGCCGCGCCCGCGAGTTCCTCGTCGAGCGACTGCGCGACGCCGGCCTTTCGGTCCGTATCGACCCCGTGGGGAACATCGCCGGCCGGTGGGTTCCCGACGGAGCCGACCCCGACGCGGCCCCCGTCGCCGCCGGTAGTCACCTCGATTCGGTCCCCGAGGGTGGCATCTTCGACGGCCCGCTCGGCGTCTACGCGGCGCTCGAAGCGGTCCGGACGCTCCAAGAACGAGACGCCGACGTGAGCCTCGACCGCCCAATCGACGTGGTCTCGTTCACCGAAGAGGAGGGCGCGCGCTTCTCGCACGGCCTGCTCGGGTCGTCGGTGGCGACGGGGGCGCGAGACGCCGACGACGCGCTCGCGTTCCGCGACGCCGACGGCACGACCCTCGAAACCCACCTCGACGCCATCGGCTTCCGCGGGACCGACACTATCGACGCCGCGACGTGGGACGCGTGGGCCGAACTCCACATCGAACAGGGAACGGTGCTGGAGTCCGCGGGCGCGGCGGTCGGCGTCGTCGACGCCATCACCGGCATCACGACCTGCGCGGCCGACATCGTCGGCGAGGCCGACCACGCGGGCGCGACGCCGATGGACGAGCGCCGCGACGCGCTAGTCGCCGCCAGCGAGTTCGTCGTCGACTTCCGGGCCGCGGCCGACGACGTGGCGCAGAACCAGAGCGCTACCGCCGTGGGAACCGTCGGCCAGTTCGACGTGGCCCCGAACGCGCGTAACATCGTCCCCGGTGAGGTCACGCTGCAGATGGACATCCGCGACGTGAACTACCGGGCGATGAACGCCATCGCCGAGCGGGCCGACGCCGCGCTCGCGCGCCTCGAAACCACCCACCCGGTCGAGACGACCTTCGACCGCTACCGCGACCAGCGCCCGAGTCGGATGGCCGACGACTGCGTCGACGCCGCCCTCGACGCGGCCGCGACCGAGGATATCGACGCGAAACGCATGCACTCCGCGGCGATGCACGATACTGCAAATGTTGCCAGTGTCACCGATGCCGTACTCCTGTTCGCTCCGTCGGTGGACGGCCTCTCGCACAACCCGCGCGAATGGACTGACTGGGCGGACTGCGCGACCGCAGCGTCGGTTCTCGCGGGGACGCTTGCACGCCTCGCCGGCGTGTGA
- a CDS encoding IclR family transcriptional regulator: protein MPENPNTDAPSRTLSTVDTAVSVVRALEELNGARVAELVDYLGLSKSTVYNHLATLRKNNLVAKEGDSYHLSLQFLLLGEYVRNQQILYQVGKEEVEALAEKTGEYAHLSTEQHGLRISLLKVRGERAVGSQYQRSKIQRPDNLHASSTGKAILAFLPRSRVEEIVDQHGLPAKTEATITERDALFDELDTIRERGYACNDEEEIEGLRAVGAPIRDRNGTVLGALSVSGPTSRIKGEQFHDTIPEMVTSTANIIEVNMNMAARSSSAGRFD from the coding sequence ATGCCCGAGAACCCCAACACCGATGCGCCGTCCCGCACGCTGAGCACGGTGGACACGGCGGTCAGCGTCGTCCGGGCGCTCGAGGAGTTGAACGGGGCGCGCGTCGCCGAGTTAGTCGACTACCTAGGCCTCTCGAAGTCTACGGTGTACAACCATCTGGCGACCCTGCGGAAGAACAACCTCGTTGCCAAGGAGGGCGACAGCTACCATCTCAGCCTCCAGTTCCTCCTCCTGGGCGAGTACGTGCGCAACCAGCAGATACTCTACCAAGTCGGCAAGGAGGAAGTCGAGGCGCTCGCGGAGAAGACCGGCGAGTACGCCCATCTCTCGACCGAACAGCACGGGTTGCGCATCAGCCTGCTCAAGGTGCGCGGCGAGCGCGCGGTCGGCAGCCAGTACCAGCGCTCGAAGATTCAGCGCCCGGACAACCTCCACGCGTCGTCGACCGGGAAGGCCATCCTCGCGTTCCTCCCCCGCAGTCGGGTGGAGGAAATCGTCGACCAACACGGCCTGCCGGCGAAGACCGAGGCGACCATCACCGAACGCGACGCGCTGTTCGACGAACTCGACACCATCCGGGAGCGGGGCTACGCCTGCAACGACGAGGAAGAAATCGAGGGCCTCCGCGCCGTCGGCGCGCCGATTCGCGACCGCAACGGTACCGTCCTCGGCGCGCTGAGCGTCTCCGGACCGACGAGTCGCATCAAGGGCGAGCAGTTCCACGACACCATCCCCGAGATGGTCACGAGCACGGCCAACATCATCGAGGTGAACATGAACATGGCCGCGCGGAGTTCGAGCGCCGGGCGCTTCGACTGA
- a CDS encoding TrmB family transcriptional regulator, with the protein MKNKFADITNACLKASNGVSVRGGRIDSLLGRNAKSCRRLSYHILEYIWDRGAHFHYKIMSVKIVLVERNRLLEKGSGISEVFMVNDGVSASMDRETLTKALEYADLASYQADAYLTLLEMGVSPAIEVGRESAVPVSQVYDVLRSLESKGYVETIEREKLYVQPCDPEAAMADLETRGELLHEAAEAVRERYRTPERMDARVGVTKRVKTAVENAQELIDDAETVVEVAGSFEQLQSLSPALRAARERGVVVRASVYIDQGEEPPAAFDPSGVLSELRVCTIPGPFLVVIDRNRTCFGPNTRSDEDYGVLVYDRILPFVFHWFFLTCLWNPYRVVYLDDEDQFTYVTIEEFIRDLLPLWERGFELGVTVEGVDIAEGDETTVEGSVADISFYGDERPPSRLALSDLGAYKNLTLDTGDETAVVGGWGAVFEDMEIRTITLERIDIGETPLTHERRD; encoded by the coding sequence ATGAAAAATAAGTTCGCTGATATTACAAACGCCTGCTTGAAGGCTTCTAACGGTGTATCTGTCCGTGGCGGTCGAATTGATTCGCTCCTCGGTCGGAACGCGAAGTCGTGTCGTCGGCTTAGCTACCATATTCTAGAGTATATCTGGGATAGAGGGGCCCATTTCCATTACAAAATTATGTCCGTAAAGATAGTGCTGGTCGAACGCAACCGGCTCCTCGAAAAAGGGTCGGGAATCAGCGAAGTATTCATGGTGAATGATGGTGTGAGTGCGAGTATGGACCGCGAAACGCTGACGAAAGCACTCGAGTACGCGGACCTCGCGTCGTACCAAGCCGACGCCTATCTCACGCTCCTCGAGATGGGCGTCTCGCCTGCTATCGAAGTGGGCCGTGAGAGCGCCGTCCCCGTCTCGCAAGTGTACGACGTTCTCCGGAGCCTCGAATCGAAGGGATACGTCGAAACGATCGAACGAGAGAAACTGTACGTGCAACCGTGTGACCCGGAGGCGGCGATGGCGGACCTCGAGACCAGGGGCGAACTCCTCCACGAGGCTGCCGAAGCGGTCCGCGAACGATACCGGACCCCCGAGCGGATGGACGCGCGTGTCGGCGTCACCAAGCGTGTCAAGACAGCCGTCGAGAACGCACAGGAGCTCATCGACGACGCGGAAACCGTCGTGGAGGTCGCCGGGTCGTTCGAACAACTCCAGTCGCTCTCCCCAGCACTTCGAGCGGCCCGCGAGCGAGGCGTCGTCGTTCGTGCATCGGTCTACATCGACCAGGGTGAAGAACCACCCGCAGCGTTCGATCCGAGCGGGGTGCTCTCAGAGCTTCGTGTGTGTACTATCCCCGGACCGTTTCTCGTCGTTATCGACCGAAACCGAACGTGTTTCGGACCGAACACGCGCTCCGACGAAGACTACGGCGTCCTCGTCTACGACCGTATCCTTCCGTTTGTCTTTCACTGGTTTTTCCTCACCTGCCTGTGGAACCCCTACCGGGTCGTCTATCTTGACGACGAAGATCAGTTCACCTACGTCACCATCGAAGAGTTCATTCGAGATCTCCTCCCGCTTTGGGAACGTGGGTTCGAACTCGGCGTCACCGTCGAAGGAGTCGACATTGCAGAAGGAGATGAGACGACTGTCGAAGGGAGCGTCGCCGACATCTCGTTCTACGGAGACGAGCGACCGCCGTCACGACTGGCACTGTCTGACCTGGGCGCGTACAAGAACCTCACACTCGACACGGGCGATGAAACGGCCGTCGTTGGCGGATGGGGTGCCGTCTTCGAAGACATGGAGATACGGACGATCACCTTGGAGCGTATCGACATCGGAGAGACCCCGCTCACCCACGAGAGACGAGACTGA
- a CDS encoding glycoside hydrolase family 3 N-terminal domain-containing protein: MTVEEKAGQLVGTWAGELDEFKSVETVEDEIVESGVGAVASFGWAGALDSRIDDVVETVNHLQEVALSKTRLGIPLLFNVDAVHGHAYVAEGTAFPNGLGMAATWDEDGVESAAAVTATEVRKSGAQQNYSPTCDVAREPRWGRTFETFGESPFLCGRMAGAMVRGYQGDGLGDPTAVAATAKHFPAYSEPARGEDTAPVEVSSYLLRNVFLPSFVDAIDEGVASVMPCYNAIDGKPTHASRDYLTDLLRGKLGFDGTVVSDWNGVRMLHEDHHVASDHRESVRMTRNAGLDVASVDAVAHADHLVSLVESGAVAEHVLDESVRRVLDLKFRLGLFEDAFVDANEARDVVGADAHRADALATARKSMTLLQNDDTLPLDPAADVVVAGPNADNPIHQLGGWSVPDEAGTDVISIKDGIEAVCDGTVTYEQGTTITEAVDIDAAVEAAEDADVAVVAVGENWYIHEFGPTAESGTASDEFPNRTTLELPDAQRDLVTALYETGTPVVGVLVTGRPLAVEWMAENLPSLLLAYYPGTMGGQAVAETLFGACDPGGRLPISVPRSASHLPTRFNHFPHPTPIGPDEHLPSYDPLFEFGHGLSYTDFEFGSMSVTHDRISPHGTTTVEVPVENVGDRHGSTVVQVYVTDQAGTRVTPVRELCGFERVSLDPGATETVSIPIDATSIGRVDETGRVSAIPGEYTLRVGEQDVTITVEPKSN, from the coding sequence ATGACGGTCGAAGAGAAAGCTGGGCAACTCGTCGGTACGTGGGCGGGAGAGCTCGACGAGTTCAAATCGGTCGAAACGGTCGAAGACGAAATCGTCGAATCCGGAGTCGGCGCTGTTGCGTCGTTCGGATGGGCCGGTGCGCTCGACTCTCGAATCGACGACGTGGTCGAGACGGTCAACCACCTGCAAGAAGTCGCGCTGTCGAAGACTCGACTCGGCATCCCGCTGTTGTTCAACGTGGATGCTGTCCACGGTCACGCGTACGTCGCCGAAGGGACGGCGTTCCCGAACGGACTCGGGATGGCGGCAACGTGGGACGAAGACGGCGTCGAGAGCGCAGCAGCGGTCACTGCAACCGAAGTCCGTAAGTCGGGGGCACAGCAGAACTATTCGCCCACGTGTGACGTTGCCCGAGAGCCGCGGTGGGGTCGCACCTTCGAGACGTTCGGCGAGAGTCCATTTTTGTGCGGACGGATGGCAGGTGCGATGGTCCGTGGATACCAGGGCGACGGTCTCGGCGACCCAACTGCCGTGGCGGCAACCGCGAAACACTTCCCGGCCTATAGCGAGCCCGCACGAGGGGAAGATACTGCTCCCGTCGAAGTGTCCTCGTACCTCCTTCGAAACGTCTTCTTACCGTCGTTCGTCGACGCGATTGACGAGGGTGTCGCGTCCGTTATGCCCTGCTACAACGCAATCGACGGGAAACCCACACACGCCTCGCGCGACTATCTCACAGACCTTCTCCGAGGGAAACTCGGATTCGATGGCACCGTCGTCTCTGATTGGAACGGGGTCCGGATGCTCCACGAAGACCACCACGTCGCGAGCGACCACCGTGAGTCGGTCCGAATGACTCGCAACGCTGGACTCGATGTCGCATCAGTCGATGCGGTCGCACACGCGGACCATCTCGTCTCGCTCGTCGAATCGGGGGCGGTTGCAGAACACGTTCTCGACGAGAGCGTCAGACGCGTCCTCGACCTCAAATTCCGGCTCGGGCTCTTCGAAGACGCGTTCGTCGATGCGAACGAAGCGCGAGACGTCGTCGGTGCCGATGCGCATCGAGCCGACGCGTTAGCGACCGCGCGGAAGTCGATGACGCTCCTGCAGAACGACGATACGCTCCCGTTGGACCCCGCTGCCGACGTCGTCGTCGCTGGGCCGAACGCGGACAACCCGATTCACCAACTCGGTGGCTGGAGTGTCCCCGACGAGGCGGGCACCGACGTCATCTCAATCAAAGACGGAATCGAAGCCGTGTGTGATGGGACGGTGACCTACGAACAGGGAACGACGATAACCGAAGCAGTCGATATCGACGCCGCAGTCGAAGCGGCGGAGGATGCGGACGTCGCGGTGGTCGCCGTCGGAGAAAACTGGTATATCCACGAGTTCGGGCCGACCGCGGAGAGCGGGACTGCCTCGGACGAGTTTCCGAACCGAACCACGCTCGAACTCCCCGATGCGCAGCGCGACCTCGTGACCGCGTTGTACGAGACGGGGACGCCTGTCGTCGGGGTCCTCGTCACCGGTCGACCGCTGGCCGTGGAGTGGATGGCAGAGAACCTCCCGTCGCTGTTGCTGGCGTACTATCCGGGGACGATGGGTGGCCAAGCCGTCGCGGAGACGCTCTTCGGGGCGTGCGACCCCGGCGGGCGATTACCGATTTCGGTCCCCCGGTCCGCGAGTCACCTTCCAACCCGGTTCAATCACTTCCCGCACCCGACACCGATCGGTCCCGACGAGCATCTTCCGTCGTACGACCCACTCTTCGAATTCGGTCACGGGCTGAGTTACACCGACTTCGAGTTCGGTTCGATGAGCGTGACGCACGACCGAATCTCACCCCACGGGACCACGACAGTCGAAGTTCCTGTAGAAAACGTCGGGGACCGACACGGTTCGACCGTCGTACAGGTGTACGTCACCGACCAGGCTGGAACGCGCGTAACCCCGGTCCGGGAACTCTGCGGGTTCGAGCGTGTCTCGCTCGACCCCGGCGCCACAGAGACGGTGTCGATTCCCATTGATGCGACATCGATTGGGCGCGTCGACGAAACTGGGAGAGTGTCGGCGATTCCGGGTGAGTACACCCTTCGTGTCGGCGAGCAAGACGTCACGATTACCGTCGAACCGAAATCCAACTGA
- a CDS encoding ABC transporter substrate-binding protein, with product MVGATNNGVPTNLHLNPEATQNYDPRAGNFVFERFAAYNFSTGEFELAALEAWSIEGKTVTLTLRDDLSWDTGEDVTARDVLTQFRLMKKMNTSLWDFTESVEQGEDDKTVVLNLKRPSNPEVIKHTLANGSLRLFAYHPTFEQFLDKEAEELQQFKYEGDVVASGPFSVASKSKQSWELTRNPEYYGADNINFAGISLLSRADNTALQQGLMGRELDFVTSLFAPPKIVGNFPDSVEEVTISAKWGYGVLFNHDDPDFGKRNVRQAVAHVINRQQVVDNAGPRTKAPAPKVTGIAPDDQESWLGDAYDSFEGYGMAVSQTDKAAALLREAGYSKEDGTWTHSSGRTLGGTYYTPAGWTDWTTATNTVVDQLNAFGFDFEISQKPTGDFFGGYTESNFKIGAFYWMPGGARSSFPYFPLRWQLTNPDIDGGHNFPEGEQTVPGMDGGEMTIDPLSVAQEISTTQDRATTEELIKRVAWHHNQNLPILGLVAKLEQSWLTTDEWDIPAEGSDDRAIKWPSEWLPRQGQLMAER from the coding sequence ATGGTCGGTGCCACGAACAACGGCGTCCCGACGAACCTTCACCTGAACCCGGAAGCGACACAGAACTACGACCCGCGAGCAGGGAACTTCGTCTTCGAACGGTTCGCAGCCTACAACTTTTCGACCGGTGAGTTCGAGTTAGCCGCGCTCGAAGCGTGGTCCATCGAGGGGAAGACGGTGACGCTCACGCTCCGAGACGACCTGTCGTGGGATACCGGAGAAGACGTGACCGCGCGCGACGTTCTGACGCAGTTCCGCCTGATGAAGAAGATGAACACGTCGCTTTGGGACTTCACCGAGAGCGTCGAGCAGGGTGAAGACGACAAGACCGTCGTTCTCAACCTCAAACGACCGTCCAACCCGGAGGTCATCAAACACACGCTCGCCAACGGGTCACTCCGACTGTTCGCGTACCATCCGACCTTCGAACAGTTCCTCGACAAAGAAGCCGAGGAGCTCCAGCAGTTCAAATACGAAGGAGACGTGGTCGCGAGCGGCCCCTTCTCGGTCGCGTCGAAGTCGAAGCAGTCGTGGGAACTCACGAGGAATCCCGAATACTACGGGGCAGACAACATCAACTTCGCCGGCATCTCGCTTCTCTCGCGGGCAGACAACACCGCACTCCAACAGGGTCTGATGGGCCGCGAACTCGACTTCGTCACGAGCCTCTTCGCGCCGCCGAAGATCGTCGGCAACTTCCCCGACTCCGTCGAAGAAGTCACCATCTCCGCGAAATGGGGGTACGGCGTCTTGTTCAATCACGACGACCCCGACTTCGGTAAGCGAAACGTCCGGCAGGCGGTCGCTCACGTCATCAACCGCCAGCAGGTCGTTGATAACGCAGGGCCGCGAACGAAAGCGCCCGCACCGAAGGTTACGGGTATCGCCCCGGACGACCAGGAATCGTGGCTCGGTGACGCGTACGACTCCTTCGAGGGGTACGGCATGGCGGTGTCGCAGACGGACAAAGCCGCTGCGCTCCTCCGCGAGGCTGGCTACTCGAAGGAAGACGGCACGTGGACGCACAGCAGCGGTCGAACTCTCGGTGGGACGTACTACACCCCCGCTGGCTGGACGGACTGGACCACGGCGACGAACACTGTCGTCGACCAGTTGAACGCGTTCGGTTTCGACTTCGAAATCAGCCAGAAGCCGACGGGGGATTTCTTCGGCGGCTACACCGAGTCCAACTTCAAGATCGGCGCGTTCTACTGGATGCCCGGTGGCGCCCGGTCGTCGTTCCCGTACTTCCCGCTCCGCTGGCAGCTCACTAACCCGGACATCGACGGCGGCCACAACTTCCCGGAGGGCGAACAGACCGTCCCCGGGATGGACGGCGGCGAGATGACTATCGACCCACTGTCGGTGGCACAGGAGATTTCGACCACGCAGGACCGAGCCACGACGGAGGAACTCATCAAGCGCGTCGCGTGGCACCACAACCAGAACCTTCCAATACTGGGGCTGGTCGCGAAGCTCGAACAGTCGTGGCTCACCACCGACGAGTGGGACATCCCGGCAGAAGGGAGCGACGACCGAGCGATCAAGTGGCCAAGCGAGTGGCTCCCACGCCAGGGACAGCTCATGGCCGAGCGATAA
- a CDS encoding ABC transporter permease produces MSNYYVRRTARVFATIFAVATLTFGLIRLLPGGPFTQLRAQLLRQGVPASEVDARISNLQNINPNAPLWRQYLDYMGAVAQGNFGESISLGEPVAQVIAEAVPWTVFVVLVSTILMFAVGIFLGSLQAYWEGSRFDKAFSGLSIGLMSVPFYVVAVISLYVFAYQWGWLPTAGTVGTNVEKELSVPFVLSALEHSLLPIFSYTLGGIGGQALAMRGNSIQVLGNDYVRVARLRGLADRRIATRYVARNAILPMYTGFLLLLGFRLSGTVILEQIFSYTGLGYYMFAALKANDYPLMMATFLVITVALIVGVYIADLTYSKIDPRISAGGSDEAY; encoded by the coding sequence ATGAGTAACTACTACGTCCGTCGGACGGCCAGGGTGTTCGCGACTATCTTCGCGGTCGCGACGCTCACGTTCGGGCTGATTCGCCTCCTTCCGGGCGGCCCCTTCACGCAGTTGCGCGCGCAACTGCTTCGCCAGGGTGTTCCGGCATCGGAGGTCGACGCCCGGATTTCGAATCTCCAGAACATCAACCCCAACGCGCCGCTCTGGCGGCAGTACCTGGATTACATGGGTGCCGTCGCGCAGGGGAACTTCGGCGAGTCAATCTCGCTGGGCGAACCGGTGGCACAGGTCATCGCCGAAGCGGTGCCGTGGACGGTGTTCGTCGTCTTGGTGTCGACGATTCTCATGTTCGCCGTCGGTATCTTCCTCGGGTCGTTACAGGCCTACTGGGAAGGATCGCGGTTCGACAAAGCGTTCAGTGGCCTCTCGATCGGCCTCATGTCCGTCCCCTTCTACGTCGTCGCCGTCATCTCACTGTACGTCTTCGCGTACCAGTGGGGATGGTTGCCGACGGCGGGAACAGTCGGGACCAACGTCGAGAAAGAACTGAGCGTCCCGTTCGTGCTCAGCGCACTCGAACACAGTCTCTTGCCCATCTTCTCGTACACGCTGGGTGGGATTGGCGGGCAGGCGTTGGCCATGCGCGGGAACAGTATCCAGGTGCTCGGTAACGACTACGTCCGGGTCGCGAGGCTCCGCGGACTCGCCGACCGCCGTATCGCGACTCGGTACGTCGCGAGAAACGCCATCCTTCCGATGTACACCGGGTTCTTGCTGCTCCTCGGGTTCCGCTTGTCGGGGACCGTCATTCTGGAGCAGATATTCTCGTACACCGGCCTCGGCTACTACATGTTTGCCGCGCTGAAGGCGAACGACTACCCGCTCATGATGGCAACGTTCCTCGTCATCACCGTCGCGCTCATCGTCGGCGTCTACATCGCCGACCTGACCTACAGCAAGATCGACCCACGAATCAGTGCCGGAGGTTCTGATGAAGCGTACTGA
- a CDS encoding ABC transporter permease: protein MKRTERAESSAAESSAVATDGAGVDWRGSASSSVTVTREERLREFYEENILKPMLVAWSDSRTRLGLLIIGFYVSLALVAVFGLWREPSTSQAPRYLTLFENMQYPLGTTASGTDLAALIIHSTPDILLMVTSGGLWATGIAVLVGTVAGYKGGSVGRVLMSVSDFVMAIPGLPLVMILAITFNPKNPILLGIVININYWAGLGRSIHSQVLTIRENNYVEASRTMGVSTPRIILKDVIPNIMPYVTVNFVFAARYVVFASIGLFFLGVLPYSDQNWGVTLNFAYNGGALFSWSAAHWLLVPMAAIIGLSVGLILLGQGMDRVFNPRVRTRLTGESESTASADEKDTGMTEGL, encoded by the coding sequence ATGAAGCGTACTGAGAGAGCGGAATCCAGCGCAGCGGAGTCCAGCGCAGTCGCGACGGACGGTGCCGGTGTCGACTGGCGAGGGTCGGCCTCGTCGTCGGTGACGGTGACGCGCGAGGAGCGACTTCGAGAGTTCTACGAGGAAAACATCTTGAAACCGATGCTCGTCGCGTGGTCGGACAGCAGAACCCGACTCGGACTGCTCATCATCGGGTTCTACGTGTCGTTGGCGCTCGTGGCCGTCTTCGGTCTCTGGCGAGAGCCCTCGACGAGTCAGGCCCCGCGGTACCTAACGCTGTTCGAGAACATGCAGTACCCGCTCGGGACGACTGCGTCGGGGACGGACCTCGCCGCACTCATCATTCACTCGACCCCAGACATCTTGCTGATGGTCACCTCGGGAGGACTCTGGGCGACCGGTATCGCTGTCCTCGTCGGGACCGTCGCTGGGTACAAGGGTGGTTCTGTCGGACGCGTGTTGATGTCGGTGTCGGACTTCGTCATGGCCATCCCCGGGCTTCCACTGGTGATGATCCTCGCGATTACGTTCAATCCCAAGAACCCGATCCTACTCGGAATCGTCATCAACATCAACTACTGGGCTGGCCTCGGCCGGTCGATCCACTCACAGGTGCTGACGATTCGAGAGAACAACTACGTCGAAGCCTCCCGGACGATGGGCGTGAGTACGCCGCGAATCATCCTGAAGGACGTGATTCCGAACATCATGCCGTACGTGACGGTCAACTTCGTGTTCGCCGCCCGGTACGTCGTGTTCGCATCGATTGGACTGTTCTTCCTCGGCGTGTTGCCGTACTCCGACCAGAACTGGGGCGTCACCCTGAACTTCGCGTACAATGGTGGTGCCCTGTTCTCTTGGAGTGCCGCACACTGGCTTCTCGTCCCGATGGCCGCGATTATCGGCCTCTCGGTCGGCCTCATCCTCCTCGGACAGGGGATGGACCGCGTGTTCAACCCGCGCGTTCGCACTCGGCTGACGGGGGAGTCTGAGTCGACTGCTTCGGCCGACGAGAAAGACACCGGCATGACGGAGGGACTGTAG